From Cellulomonas fimi ATCC 484, a single genomic window includes:
- a CDS encoding IS3 family transposase (programmed frameshift) — MPKKFPPEFKRDVVRVARRGDLTHAEVAADFDISIESVRRWVRQADIDDGVVDGKTTSEQNELVQLRREKRRLEQENEILRRAAAYFGRRFAPKMSYPLVRDLAAEGIPVRLTCGVLGHSRQAYYAWLAEPISDRELQDAYLTNALVDAHGDDPEFGYRFLADELERAGHDVGERRVWRLCSQQRLWSTTVRKGRRGAGKSPGAAVHDDHVRRDFTAAEPDRVWVTDITEHPTAEGKVYCCAIKDLFSNRIVGYAIDERMTAQLAVTALRTAVARRQPTGVVVVHSDRGAQFRARTFRAVLTAAGLQGSMGRVASAGDNAAMESWNALLQKNVLNRRRWATRDELHDAIVFWIERTYNRRRRQRALGKLTPVEFELAFTAQNAALAA, encoded by the exons GTGCCGAAGAAGTTCCCGCCTGAGTTCAAGCGTGACGTCGTGCGGGTCGCCCGCCGCGGCGATCTGACGCACGCCGAGGTCGCCGCCGACTTCGACATCTCGATCGAGTCGGTGCGGCGCTGGGTGCGCCAGGCCGACATCGACGACGGCGTCGTGGACGGCAAGACCACCAGCGAGCAGAACGAGCTGGTCCAGCTGCGCCGCGAGAAGCGCCGGCTGGAGCAGGAGAACGAGATCCTGCGGCGCGCGGCGGCTTACTTCG GCCGCCGGTTCGCTCCCAAAATGAGCTACCCGCTGGTCCGTGACCTGGCCGCCGAGGGCATCCCGGTGCGGTTGACCTGCGGGGTGCTGGGCCACTCCAGGCAGGCGTACTACGCCTGGCTGGCCGAGCCGATCAGCGATCGCGAACTCCAGGACGCCTACCTGACCAACGCGCTGGTCGACGCCCACGGCGACGACCCGGAGTTCGGCTACCGGTTCTTGGCCGATGAGCTCGAGCGCGCCGGCCACGACGTCGGCGAGCGGCGCGTCTGGCGGCTGTGCTCCCAGCAGCGCCTGTGGTCGACCACAGTCCGCAAGGGCCGCCGCGGCGCGGGGAAGTCGCCGGGGGCGGCGGTCCATGACGATCACGTCCGCCGGGACTTCACCGCCGCTGAGCCGGACCGGGTGTGGGTCACCGACATCACCGAGCACCCGACCGCCGAGGGCAAGGTCTACTGCTGCGCGATCAAGGACCTGTTCTCCAACCGGATCGTCGGCTACGCGATCGACGAGCGGATGACGGCCCAGCTCGCGGTCACCGCGCTGCGCACCGCCGTCGCCCGCCGCCAGCCGACCGGTGTCGTGGTGGTGCATTCGGACCGAGGAGCGCAATTTCGAGCACGGACCTTCCGGGCGGTCCTGACCGCCGCCGGCTTGCAGGGCTCGATGGGCCGCGTCGCCTCGGCCGGCGACAACGCGGCCATGGAGTCCTGGAACGCGCTGCTGCAGAAGAACGTCCTGAACCGCCGCCGCTGGGCCACCCGCGACGAGCTGCACGACGCGATCGTGTTCTGGATCGAACGGACCTACAACCGTCGCCGGCGCCAGCGCGCCCTCGGCAAACTCACCCCGGTCGAGTTCGAGCTCGCCTTCACCGCCCAGAACGCCGCCCTTGCGGCATGA
- a CDS encoding DUF3883 domain-containing protein: MTEALVAADVVAELSRVELASIAADVQAGRREHQLKSLDERGTGHLLVRNQYTGRYPFELLQNAADAAADTNHAGHVRFHLSDQALLVADNGIGFSPDAIRSICRLGRSTKSPTKSIGYKGLGFRSVGEITDRPQVITGAVRFGFDENRVFEQVAALTGGLPADQKLPTYAFPFTLSEADLGEDIALVDELLTGGYTTVMRLPLRTGVDRSHVEAQLLRNVDAQLMLFLGSLDRLEVSGTARDFVAEVARQDTDGAQRVLMQVGDDLTQWLVYARQLPVARELVAPMDGWQEVETVTAAVALPLAEDGRPSTSTHYPMHVYFPTEEKTGFTFIAHADWALHLDRRQLSGTPDATPYNEFMTAAMVDLICTGVAPDLATRFGNPSVAAAVLAPRAAPTGAGAGLHANLMAALPDVEFVATVSGALVSPRAARLLFPKCPDVRSFHMLSDTSARPTLVAADVEADAAVRTTLVTLGAATLSLDATLALLRPPDADDAHAYYEHLVAWDAGLARSTYAKALSVIPCVRTQDGRVVTPSSRVFFPRTNDDVAVELPLPIAVLPDDVAGLTDLLDSAGVGRFDWRDIIPDYVVPILTDAGADEENRRLALNALRAYVRTRRTSAGDREIRDVVADVLVPARDAAGTARGLSPAAQVYFAVDWTADTRLEGIYGPFGEVEFLDVPAPDDPAERDQERELWSFCGVADCPRVLTVEAENTRGYLTYAIWQGHPHKSDPLWAEWWQDDDVQAAKVCRADHSQSQQLQVSHRLDRFTELVAAGDPGRLRLLWSALATRWTNVYEPATKATFRCVHGNHTGDERTAPSLLQYALTASAWVPARRGATVELVMPWQAWRVAQSTPAHIRSRVPALPEAMTSGQAQKMMMVELGVADAARLTAADLFDLLRDLCDEAGQAEPDDGQVKAARWAMRTLNDVLQVGVHEAPTDPVPLLATLDGRYTFVTEPLVVRDPMLREAWGARRPVLAADEDCVSLMRVLSLVLLDEHVKVTPVEVGHRPDLTEAMQMHVDRAAPWMLALLRKLRASAEETFVPRIKRLDVRPCNELILAYEFDGEQVELEAAVSHIASRVVPGPRRGVGAAMFGTAYLEVDRATGHGPWFEFGPQLATHVRAENYGDQFGQILASDETTRARFLASKKITADDVRAAAETLGRTDVLLEDLVDPLIPDTDEGDEERAPDDIPVGDLHAPDAGPAETEPGTPGSDKLAGDQRPPDPPPPPPPGPGVSGGGTAGGAGAPSGGPATDGPPAPASAPTFPELDPDAFVVEDGDPGPAVTAPGPGGGGGGGGFGGGWTPEPAVSEADKRAIGRHGERAVYLYERQRVAALGLNPDDAVVWRSDAEQYAPYDIQSVDDDGVSIFIEVKSTTGSDPCAPFDISTAELTQSIRYGDKFRVYRVTDVRSSAPRITRYTNPVALVRAGLATLDVSKARMRFGHESPRTSADGS; the protein is encoded by the coding sequence GTGACCGAAGCTCTCGTCGCTGCTGACGTCGTCGCTGAGCTCTCCCGGGTCGAACTCGCGTCGATCGCCGCCGACGTGCAAGCGGGCAGGCGTGAGCACCAGCTGAAGTCGCTCGACGAGCGTGGCACGGGACACCTGTTGGTCCGCAACCAGTACACGGGCCGGTACCCGTTCGAGCTGCTGCAGAACGCGGCCGATGCCGCCGCGGACACCAATCACGCGGGTCATGTGCGCTTCCACCTGTCCGACCAGGCTCTGCTTGTGGCGGACAACGGGATCGGGTTCAGCCCGGACGCGATCCGCTCCATATGCCGGCTCGGGCGATCTACGAAGAGCCCGACGAAGTCCATCGGGTACAAGGGTCTTGGCTTCCGGTCCGTCGGAGAGATCACCGACCGGCCGCAGGTCATCACCGGCGCCGTGCGGTTCGGGTTCGACGAGAACCGCGTGTTCGAGCAGGTCGCCGCACTCACAGGTGGGCTGCCCGCCGACCAGAAACTGCCCACGTACGCGTTCCCGTTCACGTTGAGCGAGGCCGACCTCGGCGAGGACATCGCACTGGTCGACGAGCTGCTCACCGGCGGGTACACGACAGTGATGCGGTTGCCGCTGCGCACCGGGGTGGACCGCTCACACGTCGAGGCGCAGCTGCTCCGCAACGTCGACGCCCAGCTGATGCTGTTCCTCGGGTCGCTGGACCGACTAGAGGTGTCTGGGACCGCCCGCGACTTCGTCGCCGAGGTAGCCAGGCAGGACACCGACGGTGCGCAGCGTGTCTTGATGCAGGTCGGCGACGACCTGACGCAGTGGCTGGTGTACGCCCGCCAGCTGCCGGTCGCACGTGAGCTGGTCGCTCCCATGGACGGTTGGCAGGAGGTCGAAACCGTAACCGCCGCGGTGGCGCTGCCGCTCGCGGAGGACGGGCGCCCTTCGACCAGTACGCATTACCCGATGCACGTCTACTTCCCGACCGAGGAAAAGACGGGGTTCACGTTCATCGCGCACGCCGATTGGGCGCTGCACCTGGATCGCCGCCAGTTGTCCGGCACGCCGGACGCCACCCCGTACAACGAGTTCATGACGGCGGCGATGGTCGACCTCATCTGCACCGGCGTCGCACCCGACCTCGCGACCCGGTTCGGGAACCCATCCGTCGCCGCCGCGGTGCTTGCCCCACGCGCAGCGCCGACCGGGGCCGGCGCCGGGCTGCATGCCAACCTGATGGCGGCGCTGCCGGACGTCGAGTTTGTCGCCACAGTCAGCGGCGCCCTTGTCAGCCCGCGGGCTGCGCGCCTGCTCTTCCCCAAGTGCCCGGACGTGCGGAGCTTCCACATGCTGTCGGACACCAGCGCACGCCCCACCCTGGTCGCCGCGGACGTCGAGGCTGACGCGGCGGTGCGCACCACCCTGGTGACGCTGGGCGCCGCCACGCTGAGTCTGGACGCCACCCTTGCCCTGCTGCGCCCACCGGACGCGGACGACGCTCACGCGTACTACGAGCACCTGGTCGCGTGGGACGCCGGGCTCGCACGCAGCACGTACGCGAAGGCGCTGTCGGTGATCCCGTGCGTGCGAACCCAAGACGGACGGGTCGTAACACCGTCATCGAGGGTGTTCTTCCCGCGCACGAATGACGATGTCGCGGTCGAGCTGCCGCTGCCGATCGCGGTCCTGCCCGACGATGTCGCCGGGCTGACTGACCTGCTCGATTCCGCCGGTGTCGGTCGGTTTGACTGGCGCGACATCATTCCGGACTACGTCGTGCCGATCCTCACCGATGCCGGCGCGGACGAGGAAAACCGGCGGCTCGCGCTGAACGCGCTGCGTGCCTACGTCCGCACGCGACGTACTAGCGCTGGCGACCGGGAGATCCGCGACGTGGTAGCAGACGTCCTAGTCCCGGCACGTGACGCGGCGGGGACCGCACGCGGACTCTCCCCCGCCGCGCAGGTGTACTTCGCGGTGGACTGGACCGCGGACACGCGCTTGGAAGGCATCTACGGCCCGTTCGGGGAGGTGGAGTTCCTCGACGTCCCCGCACCGGACGACCCTGCCGAGCGCGACCAGGAGCGTGAGCTTTGGTCGTTTTGCGGAGTTGCCGACTGCCCACGCGTGCTGACCGTTGAGGCGGAGAACACCCGTGGGTACCTGACGTACGCGATCTGGCAGGGCCACCCGCATAAGAGCGACCCTCTGTGGGCGGAGTGGTGGCAGGACGACGACGTCCAAGCCGCGAAGGTGTGCCGTGCCGACCACTCCCAGTCGCAGCAGCTGCAGGTGTCCCACCGACTGGACAGGTTCACCGAGCTCGTGGCGGCCGGGGACCCGGGCCGACTTCGGCTGCTGTGGTCAGCGCTCGCGACGCGCTGGACGAACGTGTACGAGCCAGCCACGAAGGCGACGTTCCGCTGCGTGCACGGCAACCACACCGGTGACGAACGCACCGCCCCTTCGCTGCTGCAGTATGCCCTGACCGCCAGCGCATGGGTGCCCGCCCGCCGTGGTGCCACTGTCGAGCTCGTGATGCCATGGCAGGCGTGGCGGGTGGCGCAGTCGACTCCGGCGCACATCCGGTCCCGTGTGCCGGCGCTGCCGGAAGCCATGACGTCCGGGCAGGCGCAGAAGATGATGATGGTCGAGCTCGGCGTCGCAGACGCCGCCCGCCTGACCGCTGCCGACCTGTTCGACCTGCTGCGGGACCTGTGCGACGAAGCCGGCCAGGCTGAGCCGGACGACGGCCAGGTCAAGGCGGCGCGGTGGGCGATGCGAACCTTGAACGACGTCCTGCAGGTCGGCGTGCATGAAGCGCCAACGGACCCAGTGCCGCTATTGGCGACCCTAGACGGCCGGTACACGTTCGTCACCGAGCCGCTGGTCGTGCGGGACCCGATGCTGCGAGAGGCATGGGGCGCGCGGCGGCCGGTTCTGGCCGCGGACGAGGACTGCGTGTCGCTGATGCGGGTCCTGTCGCTGGTGCTGCTGGACGAGCACGTGAAGGTGACACCGGTCGAGGTGGGGCACCGGCCGGATCTGACTGAGGCTATGCAGATGCACGTCGACCGGGCCGCGCCGTGGATGCTGGCGCTGCTGCGCAAGCTGCGGGCGTCCGCCGAGGAGACGTTCGTGCCACGCATCAAGCGTCTGGACGTGCGGCCGTGCAACGAGCTGATCCTCGCCTACGAGTTCGACGGAGAGCAGGTCGAGCTAGAGGCGGCCGTCTCGCACATCGCGTCCCGGGTGGTGCCCGGCCCACGTCGCGGCGTCGGAGCTGCGATGTTCGGGACCGCATACCTGGAGGTCGACCGGGCGACAGGGCACGGGCCGTGGTTCGAGTTCGGGCCGCAGCTGGCGACGCATGTCCGAGCGGAGAACTACGGCGATCAGTTTGGGCAGATCCTGGCCTCCGACGAGACGACCCGTGCCCGGTTCCTGGCGTCGAAGAAGATCACGGCGGACGACGTGCGCGCCGCCGCGGAGACCCTGGGACGCACTGACGTCCTGCTCGAGGACCTCGTCGACCCGCTCATCCCGGACACCGATGAGGGCGACGAAGAGCGGGCGCCGGACGACATCCCAGTGGGTGACCTCCACGCGCCGGACGCGGGACCAGCCGAGACCGAACCTGGTACGCCGGGCAGTGACAAGCTGGCGGGCGACCAGAGGCCGCCGGATCCGCCTCCGCCGCCACCACCGGGGCCGGGCGTCAGCGGCGGTGGGACCGCTGGGGGTGCGGGTGCACCGAGCGGTGGCCCGGCGACGGATGGTCCACCCGCGCCGGCGTCCGCGCCGACGTTCCCCGAGCTGGACCCGGACGCGTTCGTCGTCGAGGACGGCGACCCCGGTCCGGCCGTGACGGCGCCCGGCCCCGGTGGTGGCGGCGGAGGCGGAGGATTCGGTGGCGGGTGGACCCCTGAGCCGGCTGTCTCCGAGGCAGACAAGCGAGCAATCGGCCGCCACGGGGAACGTGCGGTGTACCTATACGAGCGGCAGCGGGTGGCGGCGCTCGGGCTGAACCCGGACGACGCCGTGGTGTGGCGTTCGGACGCCGAGCAGTACGCCCCGTACGACATCCAGTCGGTTGACGACGACGGGGTCAGCATCTTCATCGAGGTGAAGTCGACGACCGGCTCCGACCCGTGCGCGCCGTTCGACATCTCGACAGCAGAGCTCACCCAATCCATCCGGTACGGCGACAAGTTCCGGGTCTACAGGGTCACGGACGTGCGCTCCTCCGCGCCCCGCATCACCCGTTACACGAACCCCGTCGCGCTGGTACGCGCCGGACTCGCGACCCTAGACGTGTCCAAGGCCCGGATGCGGTTCGGGCACGAGAGCCCGCGAACGTCAGCTGACGGAAGCTAG